A genomic window from Bradyrhizobium lupini includes:
- a CDS encoding response regulator transcription factor, translated as MRRIRVVIADRHPIVLQGISSVLAAQRDFAIVAACGDTASCIGAIRLLVPDIALVDIAMPSISRPDILAIANTAGQGTRVIFFAEKAGDQRSQTLAAGRACLVLTRDAEPEMLVATLRKVAERQGPASRSPCTGGEVRGESHIGEEKAPTQLTDRERQIMRLVSEGLSNKEIGRFLNITDGTIKVHLHHIFQKLDISNRTVLAAFAISQNGQHAAARELAPSGLLQQDSSVRNDEDVKRSNVLPERTR; from the coding sequence ATGCGCCGCATCAGAGTCGTCATCGCGGATCGGCACCCGATCGTCTTGCAGGGGATCAGCAGCGTCCTTGCGGCGCAGCGCGATTTCGCGATCGTGGCCGCCTGCGGCGATACTGCAAGCTGCATTGGGGCCATCCGACTTTTGGTGCCCGACATTGCACTGGTCGATATTGCAATGCCCAGTATCAGTCGACCTGACATTCTGGCTATCGCAAACACCGCTGGCCAAGGTACCCGGGTCATTTTCTTCGCTGAAAAGGCCGGCGATCAAAGGTCGCAGACGCTGGCCGCGGGCCGCGCCTGCCTCGTCCTCACGAGGGATGCTGAGCCGGAGATGCTGGTCGCGACCCTGAGGAAGGTTGCGGAACGCCAGGGGCCGGCATCGCGGTCGCCGTGCACAGGTGGCGAGGTCCGTGGGGAGTCTCACATCGGTGAGGAAAAGGCTCCGACGCAGCTGACCGACCGGGAACGGCAGATCATGAGACTTGTATCGGAGGGGCTGTCGAACAAGGAGATTGGGCGTTTCCTGAACATTACCGATGGTACGATCAAAGTCCACCTTCACCACATCTTCCAGAAGCTCGATATCAGCAATCGAACAGTTCTCGCGGCATTTGCAATTTCGCAAAACGGGCAACATGCGGCCGCACGTGAACTCGCCCCTTCCGGCCTACTACAGCAGGATTCGTCGGTTCGAAACGACGAGGACGTCAAGCGTAGCAATGTCCTTCCGGAACGTACGCGTTAG
- a CDS encoding H-NS family nucleoid-associated regulatory protein, whose amino-acid sequence MGNEEWASATTAELWRLYDEVTTVLSRRMIAEKAKLEERLRRIEGTSGAPNGERARRPYPPVLPKYQNPKNPSETWSGRGKQPRWLKAQLRAGKKLNDLLINRSSSHKRRRTG is encoded by the coding sequence ATGGGGAACGAAGAGTGGGCATCCGCGACCACAGCTGAGCTGTGGCGGCTTTACGATGAAGTGACGACTGTTCTTAGTCGGAGAATGATTGCGGAAAAAGCCAAGCTCGAAGAGCGGCTTCGCAGGATCGAGGGAACTTCCGGGGCCCCCAACGGGGAACGTGCGCGCCGCCCCTACCCGCCCGTGCTGCCGAAGTATCAAAATCCGAAAAACCCGTCCGAGACTTGGTCCGGTCGTGGCAAGCAACCCCGCTGGCTGAAGGCGCAGCTCCGAGCCGGCAAGAAGCTGAACGATTTGTTGATCAACCGTTCATCCAGCCACAAGCGCCGCCGCACCGGTTGA
- a CDS encoding phasin family protein: MNDANVKVETQADPVNENTNGAKPRIDLPLLNFQELFRGFAEQGAAQTKKNIASMKATSEEISDILREACSMNARGAVDYGAKVIEISKDNTRATLEFLSRLAETRSLLDIVHLSTARSREAFEVVSAQNRELWEFAQKVAIETTEPIKTSFNRVFHETV, from the coding sequence GTGAATGATGCCAATGTGAAAGTCGAAACGCAGGCCGATCCGGTGAATGAGAATACGAATGGTGCAAAACCAAGGATCGATTTGCCGCTTTTGAATTTCCAGGAACTCTTCCGTGGATTCGCCGAGCAGGGCGCCGCACAGACCAAGAAAAATATCGCGAGCATGAAAGCGACTTCCGAGGAGATCAGCGACATTCTCCGTGAAGCCTGCTCAATGAACGCCAGAGGGGCCGTCGATTACGGTGCCAAGGTCATCGAGATTTCCAAAGACAATACCAGGGCCACCCTGGAGTTTTTATCCCGGCTCGCTGAGACCAGGTCGCTGCTGGATATCGTGCATCTTTCGACCGCCCGAAGCCGCGAGGCTTTCGAAGTCGTCTCCGCACAGAATCGGGAGCTCTGGGAGTTCGCGCAGAAAGTTGCGATCGAGACGACCGAGCCCATCAAGACCAGCTTCAATAGGGTGTTTCACGAGACCGTCTGA
- a CDS encoding methionyl-tRNA formyltransferase: MTERLQPDVLLLADGPTGFTALRSLAAQCRVVQVFRKPDQPEASALRAFAKAQGILVAELQELNQLRKAIADLRPAAVVISSFDRIIPPQILALCRFVNVHYSLLPHYRGRANVNWAIINGETTAGISIHLVVPELDGGNLLFQQAIPIGSNDTVACLYNRLNAIQERELGGVVLRVVAGYQGTGQNTDQASYGCTRVPDDGEIDWRQPTDVIDRMIRGLTPPFPGAFTHLDAQRLIIANASPRLDAPSYIGRVPGRIVGRSPSEGWVDVLTGDGVLRVSSVLTANSERPCAAAFVIGSTRATLGLSRLDLLRRIVALEDRLASLEQLKCTQE; this comes from the coding sequence ATGACCGAGCGGCTGCAGCCCGATGTCCTCCTTCTCGCGGACGGACCGACAGGCTTCACTGCCCTTCGGTCGTTGGCTGCGCAGTGCCGCGTGGTCCAGGTCTTCCGGAAGCCGGACCAACCCGAAGCCAGCGCGCTAAGGGCATTTGCGAAAGCCCAAGGCATCCTGGTCGCGGAGTTGCAGGAATTGAACCAGCTTCGGAAAGCGATCGCCGACTTGCGTCCCGCTGCCGTCGTGATCTCTTCCTTCGATCGGATAATCCCGCCGCAAATTCTTGCATTGTGTCGCTTTGTTAACGTGCACTATTCGCTTCTGCCTCATTATCGCGGCCGCGCCAACGTGAACTGGGCAATCATCAATGGCGAGACGACCGCCGGAATCAGCATTCACCTTGTCGTCCCGGAGCTCGATGGCGGCAATCTGCTGTTTCAGCAGGCGATCCCGATCGGCTCGAACGACACGGTCGCGTGCCTGTACAATCGTCTCAACGCCATCCAGGAGCGTGAGCTCGGCGGGGTAGTTCTGCGAGTCGTCGCCGGCTATCAGGGCACCGGCCAGAATACCGATCAGGCCTCCTATGGCTGCACCCGCGTGCCGGACGATGGCGAGATTGATTGGCGACAGCCAACCGACGTCATTGATCGAATGATCCGCGGATTAACTCCGCCTTTTCCTGGTGCCTTCACCCATCTTGACGCTCAGCGGCTTATCATCGCCAACGCTTCGCCGCGGCTTGATGCTCCCTCTTATATCGGCCGCGTGCCGGGCCGGATCGTGGGCCGGTCACCCTCCGAAGGTTGGGTGGATGTGCTGACCGGCGACGGCGTCCTGCGCGTGTCCAGCGTCCTCACTGCCAATTCCGAACGGCCATGTGCTGCCGCTTTCGTCATTGGATCGACGCGAGCTACCCTTGGGCTGTCACGCCTTGACCTTCTCCGCCGGATCGTTGCGCTTGAGGACAGGCTCGCTTCGCTCGAGCAACTCAAATGCACTCAGGAGTAG
- a CDS encoding Crp/Fnr family transcriptional regulator, which yields MMDHATRVGNRLLAALPPADFALLAPHLRKVVLERDAVLVRSGDRIEHLLFPCGGAIAFIVDLPNGQTAATAVIGREGAIGLTLALGTSHSSVTVVVRVPGPVLQIPAAQFLSALGRSPAIASMAQIFTRSLLTQVQHVAACNALHSVEARMACWLLQIHDRANSSNPLPLTQETMSELLGVRRTTVTHVVRALRASRALKSNRRGQLEIDRPRLEAVACECYKVMSRRIDRIVSRGAAGLIHAAPARDACQPPGNRLSRAGS from the coding sequence ATGATGGACCACGCGACCAGAGTTGGTAATCGATTGTTAGCAGCCTTGCCGCCGGCCGATTTCGCTTTGCTTGCGCCTCACCTGCGGAAAGTCGTGCTCGAGCGCGACGCCGTACTGGTCCGATCGGGAGATCGGATCGAGCACCTTCTCTTCCCCTGTGGCGGCGCGATTGCCTTCATCGTGGACTTGCCGAACGGGCAGACTGCCGCCACAGCGGTGATCGGTCGTGAAGGTGCGATCGGTCTAACGTTGGCGCTTGGCACATCCCACTCATCTGTGACGGTAGTCGTCCGCGTACCAGGGCCCGTGCTGCAGATTCCGGCGGCGCAATTTTTGTCAGCTCTGGGGCGCAGCCCCGCCATCGCATCCATGGCGCAGATTTTCACGAGATCGCTGCTGACGCAGGTTCAGCACGTCGCGGCTTGCAATGCACTGCATTCCGTCGAAGCCCGGATGGCCTGCTGGCTGCTTCAAATTCACGACCGGGCGAATAGCAGCAATCCCCTCCCTTTGACACAGGAGACTATGTCGGAGCTACTGGGGGTCCGGCGCACCACGGTCACGCATGTTGTGAGGGCATTGCGCGCGTCACGAGCCTTGAAATCCAACCGCCGCGGTCAGCTCGAGATTGACCGGCCGCGGCTCGAAGCCGTGGCATGCGAGTGCTACAAGGTGATGAGCCGCAGAATCGATCGGATCGTTTCGCGTGGCGCAGCAGGACTTATTCACGCCGCGCCGGCGCGAGACGCCTGCCAGCCGCCCGGCAACCGACTATCCAGGGCAGGCTCGTAG
- a CDS encoding 2OG-Fe(II) oxygenase — MHVDVQLHSLSGLFARGDALRSEYASAKPWPHIVVHDAFPEKLLDMVAAECVALHETNMIATNTDRLVKQEISHGLGPATQHLLSLVDSARFREFVSAITGVRDLLSDPTHKFAGVHRTPPGGFTKIHRDFEVHPTTRLFHRVNLLIYLNRDWPEAYGGSLELWPADMSALGRRIFPQFNTMILWETHGATLHGLPDPVTCPPGRMRLSVASYYYTTTRRVPAPGERRVRYWAARPGEDHCIERMSWQDHLRALIPDPLYNVLRAARDRISRARRSRAS, encoded by the coding sequence TTGCATGTCGACGTACAACTTCACTCGCTAAGCGGCCTCTTCGCCCGAGGCGATGCCCTGCGCTCTGAATACGCCAGTGCAAAACCCTGGCCGCACATTGTCGTCCACGACGCATTTCCCGAGAAATTACTGGATATGGTTGCTGCCGAATGCGTCGCGCTCCATGAAACCAACATGATTGCCACAAACACCGATCGCCTGGTGAAGCAGGAGATTTCTCACGGGCTCGGGCCAGCCACTCAACATCTGCTGAGCCTGGTGGATAGCGCTCGTTTCCGTGAGTTCGTGTCGGCCATCACTGGAGTTCGCGATCTTCTCTCCGATCCAACCCACAAATTCGCGGGGGTACATCGAACGCCTCCGGGAGGCTTCACGAAGATTCATCGCGATTTCGAGGTTCATCCGACGACCCGACTGTTCCACCGGGTCAATCTCCTCATCTATCTCAACCGGGATTGGCCGGAAGCCTACGGCGGCAGCCTCGAGCTGTGGCCTGCCGACATGTCAGCTCTCGGACGCCGTATCTTCCCGCAGTTCAACACCATGATCCTCTGGGAGACACACGGCGCCACTCTTCACGGCCTCCCTGATCCGGTCACATGTCCGCCTGGTCGAATGCGCCTTTCTGTCGCATCGTATTACTACACGACGACGCGCCGCGTCCCGGCGCCGGGCGAACGCCGCGTCCGGTATTGGGCCGCGCGTCCCGGCGAAGACCACTGCATTGAGCGAATGAGTTGGCAGGATCATCTCCGCGCCCTCATACCCGATCCGCTCTATAACGTGCTCCGGGCGGCACGCGATCGGATATCCAGAGCGCGCCGGTCGAGGGCATCATGA
- a CDS encoding calcium-binding protein, producing the protein MAVLFGDTSGSLTGRQHGAAQTLVGSDPTNTLFGDAGVDLLGRAIGGNDTLLTSGSGSLYGDAGGNISDHARGGSDTLSAQVSAPAIIPGETFSLDMYGDAGGNISDWAIAGNDMFNVELPLAFTPGVRVNAYGDAGETLSGQSQGGDDNFGVTAGGHQTIIVYGDAGGNLINCAVGGNDTFVGHIGPDGSFVFYGDAGGGLLGHTRGGNDSFTASGSEYNNYLYGDAGGGMAGHAAGGNDSFAVSGINPFNFVFGDAGANMSASAAGGNDTFDDSSDATLADRNVFSGDAGGNMSGSAHGGDDTFNKTGLGGSTFYGEVAGDMSGRAQGGNDTFQASGTQNQNLFYGDAGGNMGDQAVGGDDTYFGGNVFSQLINQAYGDASTMSGRAHGGNDTLVGGNDPIRMPWAATRPFSSAMPNPCPTTRAAATTGWLAARETMTYGAMPR; encoded by the coding sequence ATGGCTGTTCTCTTTGGCGACACAAGTGGATCACTCACGGGCCGACAGCATGGCGCAGCGCAAACACTGGTTGGTTCCGATCCGACAAACACACTGTTCGGGGATGCTGGCGTGGACTTGCTCGGCCGCGCGATCGGCGGCAACGACACGTTGCTGACGTCCGGCTCTGGAAGCCTATATGGTGATGCGGGCGGAAACATTTCTGATCATGCCCGGGGCGGCAGCGACACGTTGTCCGCTCAAGTATCGGCGCCCGCTATCATTCCCGGCGAGACCTTCAGCCTGGATATGTACGGTGATGCTGGAGGCAACATTTCGGACTGGGCCATTGCGGGCAATGACATGTTCAATGTCGAATTGCCCCTGGCCTTTACGCCCGGAGTGAGGGTGAATGCCTATGGCGACGCTGGCGAAACATTGTCTGGTCAGTCCCAGGGTGGTGACGACAACTTCGGCGTCACTGCTGGCGGACATCAAACAATTATCGTGTATGGAGATGCGGGTGGAAACCTGATCAATTGCGCGGTCGGCGGTAATGACACATTCGTTGGTCACATCGGACCGGATGGGAGTTTTGTGTTCTATGGCGACGCTGGCGGAGGCTTGCTCGGGCATACCCGGGGCGGCAATGACAGCTTCACTGCGAGCGGATCCGAGTACAACAACTATCTCTATGGTGACGCCGGCGGCGGCATGGCCGGTCATGCGGCCGGCGGCAATGATAGTTTCGCTGTGAGCGGGATTAATCCGTTCAATTTTGTCTTCGGCGATGCCGGTGCAAATATGTCCGCTTCCGCCGCCGGGGGAAACGACACGTTCGACGACTCTAGCGACGCAACACTCGCTGACCGAAATGTCTTTTCCGGCGATGCTGGCGGGAACATGTCCGGCTCTGCCCACGGAGGGGACGACACGTTCAACAAGACCGGCTTAGGAGGAAGTACGTTCTATGGCGAAGTCGCGGGCGACATGTCTGGTCGTGCCCAGGGCGGCAATGACACATTCCAGGCCTCGGGCACGCAAAACCAAAATCTCTTCTACGGCGATGCCGGCGGCAATATGGGCGATCAGGCCGTTGGCGGCGACGACACCTATTTCGGTGGCAACGTATTTTCCCAGCTCATCAATCAAGCATATGGCGATGCGTCGACTATGTCGGGCCGCGCGCATGGCGGCAATGACACCCTGGTCGGCGGCAATGATCCGATCCGCATGCCGTGGGCAGCTACGAGACCATTCTCGTCGGCGATGCCCAATCCATGTCCGACTACGCGCGCGGCGGCAACGACAGGCTGGTTAGCGGCACGGGAAACGATGACATATGGGGCGATGCCCAGATGA